Within the Anaerolineae bacterium genome, the region CCATTACGCGCCCCCAAAGCCGCCGGAACAACCGCCAAACACCTGAGCCATGGGGAACCTTACGGCAACACCGAGAAAAAACCGGGAGGCCTCAAAGCCTCCCGGTTCGTTGTCTCCAACCACCTGCGCCCCGGCGAGTACCACCATCGTCCGGGGCGTTTTCGCCCCCGCACCCGATGGAACGACCCATAGCGCTCCCTCTCCGGCCACGCGTCAGCCAAAGCGCAGGCCGTCAGGGTCCCATCCGCCCGGGTTTACGACACACCGCGGCTCAACCGCAACCGCCGGACGACCACAATGAGCAGCAACAACCCCAAAGCCAACGCCACCAGGGTGGGGAGGCCGGTCTGGTCGGCGAAGCCGGTCGTGGGCAGTTGGGAAGGCGTCGCCATGGGCGTCAGGTTCGCCGCCGCCACCTGGGTCAGGTACACGGCTGTAGCCGTGGCGCCCAGGGCCGCCACATCGACCGTAGGCGCTGACGGGGGCGGGGTGGTGGCCGCAGCGGCCACCACGGGCGTTGGGGTAGGCTGCGGCAAGGGGGTCGCCGTGGGGGCCGGCGTGTTGGTGACGGTAGGCGTCGGCGTCCAGGCCTGCGCCTGGGCAGTCTGGGTGATGGCCAGGGCGATTTGCGTGTTCTGGGCGTTGATGGCCGCGGCCTGGGTGGCCCGCGCCGCCCGCTGCCGG harbors:
- a CDS encoding LPXTG cell wall anchor domain-containing protein, yielding MAENIPPLMPDDDLGFLDETEAEGQPTEAAADNRTFLYAVGALVAFMLIALLAMGAYAMLVLPRQRAARATQAAAINAQNTQIALAITQTAQAQAWTPTPTVTNTPAPTATPLPQPTPTPVVAAAATTPPPSAPTVDVAALGATATAVYLTQVAAANLTPMATPSQLPTTGFADQTGLPTLVALALGLLLLIVVVRRLRLSRGVS